Proteins co-encoded in one Scylla paramamosain isolate STU-SP2022 chromosome 43, ASM3559412v1, whole genome shotgun sequence genomic window:
- the LOC135093521 gene encoding microtubule-associated protein futsch-like isoform X3: MTTHASFSLRLAAHARPLTPSSDRPPPPTSSPVSPGALHEDLLSAASNEEGNEGGGEGGGGRGGVTWRGHRRAATASAAAAASRSLSPTKDASTRAYLRRVRSLSRENKQRQEAREREVRRQELEERRRREHILIQRKKERDTLMSKFLREPLRQAREAKKASCSLRGGEAEEEDKVRMCQSVPNLDEALRLVRREDQALDARARAFQSPPQRRRRPLEEGPTCDRFVRTHARLSLTRRAPVPATRPFPPGTSDVIRENQKPYPTLPPEELESRMRRRGRRSSSENVVRGGSGTQPLKARAEAPPQGLPAVDSHVVVLPRPRLDRRSSMPDLRDFRCVSSTVVYETIAALSSLGAARGLLVVPPGSASSPSPRVKASPEPPQRWAKRMNEFIEAETQAVLRDSPLLGPAGPDSAGSAGALGRRSQRREWVSKHSSVKTLQKNILSASLTDSASQTESLLRPPSPGVHRRGAPGSDPEYYDSLEEDDGRASSHQGSHLAFYVPIKDQASRDVAFNPTLPPRLTARLEERRATLPRRPQQAQPLALTGIRVPLLSEVPQAPPACTEEATAEQDSAAWQEVAATTAAEGARSSSSSSAGGSTSSESDIQDSARLALVRQQAAAIPSPATLSSASDIVAVSSPTTSPRLHPAVDALTAILAAPQTSQDGPRVSPDGASSLLPPFEPDLLTQDSPALPVHASAASEGKRTVMNGDAENMTSPQPPATSPRTKDSPQQPLSPKASPTPVVNGTCSGEEEEDAEIPEETPAKADHPADYHKQSQRERMRGNAADADEAEADEVEEDVSRGPESVDSYAEDYDSDSFLSYTRTCKTESDYSEAASSHSLSESTVPVESSGLETNESCSGSEGGAEASESVMTEEEEEEEAASEVSEVSEEQKVPSVREIVGFVSSGKEMLLESGFVDCDATDDEDASHTDSTDTASITSADTTTTTTTTNTKVGQRDAGTEHDADEGNADTEHAAEQGNAGTEHDTDTGHAAEQGNTEMEHAKQVNDKEETETGVDSEQRNAGTEHEEGEKERVIEDEKNDEEQVEKENREEEEQTVVDDTETMNKGEINANEEEDKENREDEDDENADNKEESTEDENKEEDQENKDDNEEAQEEGETNTNKQEVATDVNEGTKVGEEEEEEEEEDGSDGTEDSWDRVTVIRALSVSCPTTPELQTSDATPPDADEDAPSPPDADEDAPSPPDADENAPLPPDADEDAPLPPDADEDAPLPPDADEDTPLPPDADENAPLPPDADEDAPSPPDADENAPLPPDADEDTPSPPDADENAPLPPDADEDTPLPPDTDENAPLPPDADEDTPLPPDADENAPLPPDADEDAPLSHDADEDLPLSPDADENAPLSPDADEDTPLPPDAKEDTPSPPDADEDTPSPPDADENAPLTSDADENAPLSPDADDNAPLPPDADEDAPSPSDADENAPLPPDADEDTPSPPDADEDTPSPPDADENAPLPSDAEGDTPLPPDADKDTQTTSPDEDTHISTPPTHNTDVPADYIPAEEDLQDPQDPQEPLDPQDLLQEDIYRVTAILPQCSLQEDTSSGLSTIDEDEEFTDPMVAPQRPSSVENEMEDEENGEMKEEEVVLNVQEEEDKEKEDEKNEEKEEEEKEEKSEEEIAVVDKEEVEDTVDDKEEEEEKEKEDEKEENEEGKEMEEATLEKEEEDEIKEDKEKEEDEKEKEEETIKEEREEEEETIMENKDGEDTEITNKDGKEENGEEAKEDTEDDTGNVIKEDNKETENDDEENKEETEDGDENEEEEENDDNSECKKNEKEEEEIKEEREENSLIGMEEKGEEEDKTREEEEEIKEDEEDSEKEEGNEEDNEEKEAMNEDDGTMKKKEVEEKREEEVEEEEVEMENSVVLEASTLEEEVEESGAAGGGDSLLEEVIEEEEEGEEKRGEDTVAEDTIAEDIGEGVSLVEDSVTEEVEAGEAGGLDMEADINSLLEALEESIVEVVEENIAKEGEEGEEREEEENAGVEGECVAARRLVQAAAPPQEVQDAAGQAEQVPRAAQVVRGTGEQQCVVGRRAAPRTFNSTLMRDEGVPVPALALPSDARSPPSEGTPGHGEDEHPLDTFRAALPDTAAACPPASGIEGGARQRDASSSSESARGGDEAEGAAAGHASSSDSGVVEMASRAPRSPSEASAESVGGVGRGGPTFLPRETSTVVSSRNGSAAPRQANRRGRERGPAGRRPGEPSEAVAGRPRARPPDSQHDVTQQEARQQGRRRGPAGRNGPDASRRPSSETCRRRRPGLENALPRRRDLEDSPRDANSPPASPGEPTPARPSDYEASDSGEASHSERLLRAMETRRARRRRPRSSNIDAEDSLGGFRPPTLSALDMFLATLPRYRGGRSDAPVEPVASPPPTDDNVTVQVRAGPRQHDVRVTSRRQVRLVVDVGPGQPPPSSDSGCVPDAGHTQRATRRTGGAAGGSPMRRRGRRPGRGEATADVDQLLTDVRDYLNTKLSSRTTGDGGGGGDGGGGGDGGGSGAAPIVVEGSNIEKCFTEPPAGGGRARLYPKGCLRPEDRSGRGLGDPSLKEQQRIKNSISAINALLKQFS, from the exons CGCTGCGAGTAATGAGGAAGgcaatgaaggaggaggtgaaggaggaggaggaaggggaggtgtcACCTGGCGGGGGCACAGGAGAGCCGccaccgcctccgccgccgcagCCGCCTCCCGGAGTTTGAGCCccaccaaggacgcctccaccAGGGCCTACCTGAGGAGGGTTCGGTCCCTGTCCAGAGAGAACAAACAGCGGCAGGA GGCTCGGGAGCGCGAGGTGCGGCGGCAGGAGCTGGAGGAGCGGCGGCGACGGGAGCACATCCTGATCCAAAGGAAGAAGGAGCGTGACACCCTCATGTCCAAGTTCCTGCGCGAGCCGCTACGCCAGGCCCGGGAGGCCAAGAAGGCGTCTTGCTCTCTCAGGGGCggcgaggcagaggaggaggacaaggtgcGCATGTGTCAGTCTGTGCCCAACCTGGACGAGGCGCTGCGGCTGGTGCGGCGCGAGGACCAGGCCCTGGACgcccg gGCGCGTGCCTTCCAGAGTCCCCcgcagcggcggcggcgtccCCTGGAGGAGGGACCCACGTGTGACCGTTTTGTTCGTACCCACGCCCGCCTGTCTCTCACCCGTCGCGCCCCAGTGCCCGCGACCCGCCCCTTCCCCCCTGGCACATCTGACGTCATCCGGGAGAACCAGAAGCCCTACCCCACGCTGCCCCCAGAGGAGCTGGAGTCACGCATGCGGCGGCGCGGGCGGCGCAGCAGCAGCGAGAATGTTGTGAGAGGCGGCAGCGGCACGCAGCCCCTGAAGGCCCGCGCGGAGGCGCCGCCCCAGGGCCTGCCCGCCGTGGACAGCCACGTGGTGGTGCTGCCGCGCCCCAGGCTGGACCGCCGCAGCTCCATGCCGGACCTGCGGGACTTCCGGTGCGTGAGCTCAACCGTGGTGTACGAGACCATCGCGGCGCTCAGCAGCCTCGGTGCGGCGCGGGGCCTGCTGGTGGTGCCCCCTGGCTCAGCCTCCTCACCGTCGCCCCGCGTGAAGGCCTCGCCCGAGCCCCCGCAGCGTTGGGCAAAGAGGATGAACGAATTCATCGAGGCGGAGACGCAGGCAGTGCTGCGGGACAGCCCGCTGCTGGGGCCCGCGGGGCCCGACTCGGCGGGGTCAGCGGGCGCCCTGGGGCGGCGATCTCAGCGGCGCGAGTGGGTCTCCAAACACTCATCGGTCAAGACGCTGCAGAAGAACATCCTCTCTGCGAGCCTGACGGACTCTGCCAGTCAGACGGAGAGCCTGCTGCGCCCTCCCTCCCCGGGCGTGCACCGCCGCGGCGCCCCAGGCAGCGATCCGGAGTACTATGACAGCCTGGAGGAGGACGACGGCCGCGCCTCCTCTCACCAGGGCTCCCACCTCGCCTTCTACGTGCCCATCAAGGACCAAGCCTCGCGGGACGTGGCCTTCAACCCCACGCTGCCCCCGCGACTCACGGCTCGTCTGGAGGAGCGCCGCGCCACCCTGCCCCGCCGGCCACAGCAAGCCCAGCCCCTGGCTCTCACGGGAATCCGCGTGCCCTTGCTCAGCGAGGTCCCACAGGCCCCTCCAGCATGCACCGAGGAGGCCACCGCGGAGCAGGACTCCGCTGCGTGGCAGGAAGTTGCGGCAACCACGGCGGCGGAGGGCgcacgcagcagcagcagcagcagtgccgGAGGGTCAACCAGCAGCGAGTCAGACATCCAGGACAGCGCGCGGCTGGCCCTCGTACGGCAGCAGGCGGCGGCCATCCCCTCCCCCGCCACGCTCTCCTCCGCCTCGGACATCGTGGCGGtgtcctcccccaccacctcgCCTCGACTCCACCCCGCAGTGGACGCCCTCACCGCCATCCTGGCGGCCCCTCAGACTTCCCAGGACGGACCACGGGTGTCCCCAGACGGTGCTTCCAGCCTCCTGCCGCCCTTCGAGCCTGACCTCCTCACACAAGACTCCCCAGCGCTTCCTGTCCACGCCTCTGCTGCCTCTGAGGGAAAGCGAACAGTGATGAACGGCGATGCTGAGAATATGACGAGCCCTCAGCCCCCAGCGACCAGTCCCAGAACGAAAGACAGTCCCCAGCAGCCCCTCAGCCCCAAGGCCTCACCCACACCGGTCGTGAACGGGACTTGcagcggcgaggaggaggaggacgcggaAATCCCTGAGGAGACCCCGGCGAAGGCAGACCATCCCGCTGACTACCACAAGCAGAGCCAgcgggagaggatgagaggcaaCGCGGCGGACGCAGACGAGGCAGAGGccgacgaggtggaggaggacgtaTCCCGGGGACCTGAGAGCGTGGACTCCTACGCTGAGGACTACGACTCGGACTCCTTCTTGTCCTACACGAGGACTTGTAAGACTGAGAGTGActacagcgaggccgcgagcAGCCACTCCTTGAGCGAGAGCACCGTCCCTGTGGAGTCCTCGGGCTTGGAGACGAACGAATCCTGCAGCGGGAGCGAGGGCGGCGCGGAGGCGAGTGAGAGTGtcatgacggaggaggaggaggaggaggaggcagccagCGAGGTGAGTGAGGTGAGTGAGGAGCAGAAGGTTCCGTCCGTCCGTGAAATTGTGGGGTTCGTGTCCAGCGGGAAGGAAATGTTGCTGGAAAGTGGATTTGTGGATTGCGACGCCACGGACGATGAGGATGCCAGCCACACGGACTCCACGGACACGGCCTCCATCACTAGTGCcgacaccactaccaccaccaccactacgaacACCAAA GTTGGACAGAGGGACGCCGGAACGGAACACGACGCTGACGAAGGGAACGCGGACACGGAACACGCAGCGGAACAGGGGAACGCTGGAACGGAACACGACACGGACACGGGACACGCAGCTGAACAGGGGAACACCGAAATGGAACACGCCAAGCAGGTAAATGATAAAGAGGAGACAGAAACAGGTGTGGATTCTGAACAGAGGAACGCCGGAACGGAAcacgaggaaggagagaaggaaagagtaattgaagacgagaagaatgatgaggaacaagtagaaaaagaaaacagagaagaggaggaacagacagTAGTTGATGACACGGAAAcaatgaataaaggagaaattaacgcaaatgaagaggaggataaagagaatagggaagatgaggatgacGAAAACGCAGACAACAAAGAAGAGAGCacggaagatgaaaataaagaggaggatcaagaaaataaagatgacaaCGAGGAAGcacaagaggaaggagaaacaaacacaaacaaacaagaagtgGCTACAGATGTAAACGAAGGAACAAAAgtaggtgaagaggaggaagaggaagaggaagaggacgggagTGACGGGACAGAGGATTCCTGGGACAGAGTGACGGTGATCAGAGCGCTCTCCGTCAGCTGTCCAACCACCCCTGAGCTGCAGACCTCTGACGCCACTCCTCCTGACGCTGACGAGGACGCCCCCTCACCTCCTGACGCAGACGAGGACGCCCCCTCACCTCCTGACGCAGACGAGAACGCCCCCTTACCTCCTGACGCAGACGAGGACGCCCCCTTGCCTCCTGACGCAGACGAGGACGCCCCCTTACCTCCTGACGCAGACGAGGACACCCCCTTACCTCCTGACGCAGACGAGAACGCCCCCTTACCTCCTGACGCAGACGAGGACGCCCCCTCACCTCCTGACGCAGACGAGAACGCCCCCTTACCTCCTGACGCAGACGAGgacactccctcacctcctgaCGCAGACGAGAACGCCCCCTTACCTCCTGACGCAGACGAGGACACTCCCTTACCTCCTGACACAGATGAGAACGCACCCTTACCTCCTGACGCAGACGAGGACACTCCCTTACCTCCTGACGCAGACGAGAACGCCCCCTTACCTCCTGATGCAGACGAGGACGCCCCCTTATCTCATGACGCAGACGAGGATCTCCCCTTATCTCCTGACGCAGACGAGAACGCACCCTTATCTCCTGACGCAGACGAGGACACCCCCTTACCTCCTGACGCAAAAGAGgacactccctcacctcctgaCGCAGATGAAGACACCCCCTCACCTCCTGACGCAGACGAGAACGCTCCCTTAACTTCTGACGCAGACGAGAACGCTCCCTTATCTCCTGACGCAGACGATAACGCTCCCTTACCTCCTGACGCAGACGAGGACGCCCCCTCACCTTCTGACGCAGACGAGAATGCTCCCTTACCTCCTGACGCAGACGAGgacactccctcacctcctgaCGCAGATGAGGACACCCCCTCACCTCCCGACGCAGACGAGAACGCCCCCTTACCTTCTGACGCAGAAGGGGACACTCCCTTACCTCCTGACGCAGACAAGGACACCCAAACAACATCTCCTGACGaagacacacacatatccacaccacccacacacaacacagacgTCCCTGCTGACTATATACCTGCAGAAGAAGACCTCCAAGACCCCCAGGACCCCCAAGAGCCCCTCGATCCTCAGGACCTTCTGCAGGAGGATATATACAGAGTCACAGCCATTCTACCTCAATGTAGCCTTCAGGAGGACACCAGCTCTGGCCTCTCCACTATCGACGAAGATGAGGAGTTTACAGATCCTATGGTTGCCCCACAGCGGCCTTCGTCAGTAGAAAACGagatggaagatgaagaaaacggagaaatgaaggaggaagaagttgtATTAaatgtacaggaggaggaggataaagagaaggaagatgagaagaatgaagagaaggaggaggaggaaaaggaagagaagagtgaagaggaaatagCTGTAGTAGAtaaagaggaggtagaagatactgttgatgataaggaagaggaagaagagaaagagaaagaagatgaaaaggaagagaatgaagaaggaaaagaaatggaggaagccacattagaaaaggaagaggaggatgagataaaagaggacaaagaaaaggaagaagacgaaaaggagaaggaagaagagaccataaaagaagaaagggaggaagaagaggaaacgataatggaaaacaaagatGGAGAGGACACGGAGATTACGAATaaagatgggaaagaagaaaatggtgaagAGGCGAAAGAAGACACAGAAGATGATACAGGAAATGTgataaaagaagataacaaagaaacagaaaatgatgacgaagaaaataaagaggaaacggaggatggtgatgagaatgaggaagaggaagaaaacgatgataatTCTGAGtgtaagaaaaatgagaaagaagaggaggagataaaagaggaaagagaggaaaatagtctcattggaatggaggaaaagggagaggaggaagataagacgagggaagaggaggaagagataaaggaggacgaggaggatagcgaaaaagaagaaggaaatgaagaggacaacgaagagaaagaggcaatgaatgaagatgatggaacaatgaagaagaaagaagtggaggagaaaagagaagaggaggtggaggaggaagaagtagagatGGAGAACAGCGTAGTGTTAGAAGCATCCAcgctagaggaggaggtggaggagagtggcGCCGCCGGTGGTGGAGACAGTCTGTTGGAGGAGGTgattgaggaagaagaggagggggaggagaagagaggtgaaGACACGGTAGCGGAGGACACCATTGCGGAGGACATCGGGGAGGGCGTGTCACTGGTGGAGGACAGCGTgacggaggaggtggaggcggggGAGGCCGGAGGCCTGGACATGGAGGCGGACATCAACTCTCTGCTGGAGGCGCTGGAGGAGTCCatcgtggaggtggtggaggagaacatcgcgaaggagggggaggagggagaggagagggaggaggaggagaatgccggggtggagggggagtgtGTGGCGGCGCGCAGGCTGGTGCAGGCCGCGGCGCCGCCCCAGGAGGTGCAGGACGCGGCAGGCCAGGCAGAACAGGTTCCCCGCGCGGCGCAGGTCGTGCGTGGGACGGGAGAGCAACAGTGCGTGGTGGGGAGGCGCGCGGCGCCCAGGACCTTCAACTCCACCCTCATGCGGGACGAGGGGGTGCCAGTGCCTGCCCTCGCCCTGCCTTCCGACGCGCGCTCCCCTCCCAGTGAGGGCACGCCGGGACACGGCGAGGATGAGCACCCATTGGACACGTTCCGCGCAGCACTACCGGACACCGCGGCGGCCTGTCCCCCCGCCAGCGGGATCGAGGGCGGGGCTCGGCAGCgggacgcctcctcctccagcgagTCTGCTCGCGGCGGGGACGAGGCGGAGGGCGCGGCGGCGGGCCATGCCTCCTCCTCAGATTCCGGCGTGGTGGAGATGGCCAGCAGGGCGCCTCGCTCCCCCTCTGAGGCCTCCGCGGAGAGCGTTGGTGGAGTGGGGCGCGGCGGCCCCACGTTCCTTCCCCGAGAAACGTCCACGGTTGTCAGCAGCCGTAACGGCAGCGCCGCGCCCCGCCAGGCCAATAGGCGTGGCAGGGAGCGCGGCCCCGCGGGGCGGAGGCCGGGGGAACCCAGCGAGGCAGTGGCGGGGCGGCCCAGAGCGAGGCCACCAGATTCCCAGCACGACGTGACGCAGCAGGAGGCCAGGCAGCAGGGGCGGCGGAGGGGCCCCGCGGGGCGCAACGGCCCGGATGCATCACGCCGTCCGAGCAGCGAAACCTGCCGGAGGCGGAGGCCGGGCCTGGAGAACGCCCTGCCGCGGAGACGCGACCTTGAGGACTCCCCGAGAGACGCCAACAGCCCCCCAGCCTCCCCCGGGGAGCCGACCCCCGCCCGCCCCAGCGACTACGAGGCCTCGGACTCCGGCGAGGCGAGCCACTCTGAGCGGCTGCTGCGGGCCATGGAGACGCGACGGGCGCGGCGCCGCAGGCCGCGCTCCTCGAACATCGACGCCGAGGACAGCCTCGGGGGTTTCCGCCCCCCGACACTCAGCGCCCTAGACATGTTTTTAGCCACGCTGCCAAGGTACCGCGGAGGGCGCAGCGATGCTCCCGTGGAGCCCGTGGCGTCACCGCCCCCTACAGACGACAACGTGACGGTGCAAGTGCGCGCCGGGCCTCGCCAGCACGATGTGCGCGTCACGTCGCGGCGACAGGTGCGCCTAGTGGTGGACGTGGGCCCCGGCCAGCCCCCGCCCTCCTCTGACTCCGGCTGCGTACCTGACGCCGGCCACACCCAAC GTGCGACGCGACGGACAGGCGGCGCGGCGGGCGGGTCCCCCATGCGGCGGCGGGGACGACGGCCAGGGCGAGGCGAGGCCACAGCTGACGTGGACCAGTTGCTGACTGACGTGCGGGACTACCTCAACACCAAGCTGTCCAGCAG GACTACtggtgacggcggcggcggcggcgatggcggcggtggcggcgatggcggcggcagcggcgcgGCTCCCATCGTGGTGGAGGGAAGCAACATTGAGAAGTGCTTCACGGAGCCACCGGCAGGCGGCGGCAGGGCCAGGCTGTACCCCAAAG GTTGCCTGCGGCCCGAGGACCGCAGCGGGCGCGGCTTAGGGGATCCCAGCCTAAAGGAGCAGCAGCGCATCAAGAACTCCATCAGCGCCATCAACGCGCTGCTCAAGCAGTTCTCCTGA